Proteins encoded in a region of the Myxococcus guangdongensis genome:
- a CDS encoding YraN family protein — MGRGVRREYGDEAEAAAVRYLEERGWRVRARNWLCRYGELDVVAEREELLCFVEVRMRSSAVWGDPAHTVSFAKQRRVVKAALHYLFAHELQGRMMRFDVIAVVGRGERATVEHIPGAFDAGM; from the coding sequence TATGGGGACGAGGCGGAGGCGGCGGCGGTGCGGTACCTGGAGGAGCGAGGCTGGCGCGTGCGAGCCCGCAACTGGCTCTGTCGTTACGGCGAGCTGGACGTGGTGGCCGAGCGCGAGGAGCTGCTGTGCTTCGTGGAGGTGCGGATGCGCTCCTCGGCCGTGTGGGGAGACCCGGCGCACACCGTGTCGTTCGCGAAGCAGCGTCGGGTGGTGAAGGCCGCGCTGCACTATCTCTTCGCGCATGAGCTCCAGGGGCGGATGATGCGCTTCGATGTGATAGCCGTCGTCGGGCGCGGCGAGCGGGCCACCGTGGAGCACATTCCCGGCGCCTTCGATGCGGGCATGTGA